The proteins below come from a single Bdellovibrionales bacterium genomic window:
- a CDS encoding response regulator transcription factor, which translates to MPKVLLVEDDPQISKSLKMSLSFSGYDVSVAENIADGWDNVSKHIFDILLLDVNLPDGSGLDLCRKIRAMGQNVPILFLSARTDEAVVVEGMNIGAEDYIRKPFGTEELKVRMNKAMKRTDPEKNLVAYGPLKLSLEKRTVTLFDNPISLGKREFDILTILAKKAGEVVSREQILGLLEPNSELYDRTIDSHMSHLRRKMRDAGKEEIQILPVYGVGYRLLWKQAN; encoded by the coding sequence ATGCCTAAAGTACTCTTGGTTGAAGATGATCCGCAAATCTCTAAAAGTCTTAAAATGAGTCTTTCTTTCAGCGGCTACGATGTGAGTGTTGCAGAAAACATCGCTGATGGCTGGGACAATGTTTCTAAGCACATCTTTGATATTCTTCTTCTCGACGTGAATCTTCCAGACGGCAGCGGTCTTGACCTTTGCAGAAAAATCCGTGCGATGGGACAAAACGTTCCGATTTTGTTTTTGAGTGCGCGCACTGATGAAGCTGTGGTTGTTGAAGGCATGAACATCGGTGCTGAAGATTACATCCGCAAACCTTTCGGTACTGAAGAACTCAAGGTGCGCATGAACAAAGCGATGAAGCGCACAGATCCTGAAAAAAATCTTGTGGCGTATGGCCCTCTGAAACTCAGTCTTGAAAAACGCACAGTCACTCTTTTCGACAACCCGATCTCTTTAGGCAAGAGAGAGTTCGACATTCTCACAATCCTGGCGAAAAAAGCCGGCGAAGTGGTGTCTCGCGAACAGATCTTAGGCCTGCTCGAACCGAATTCTGAGCTCTACGACCGAACTATTGATTCACATATGAGTCACTTGCGTCGTAAAATGCGAGATGCAGGGAAAGAGGAAATCCAAATTCTTCCGGTGTACGGAGTTGGATACCGCCTTCTCTGGAAACAAGCGAACTAA
- a CDS encoding c-type cytochrome — MKSLMVRTILVIASIAMTAILFQNCSQSFKAEDSNGAADLGSSANHDTPHITSVSTKMEPNTDMEFSVFADSLLPSTSYEWSHTLNGTPSACALKNGNKATTYIINCAQAGSLVVKVNALEGNTPVTIAPYTLTLTTTPTTGTPSTNEINLQVNFSIPASTGATPWNTTATVVETFIGQTLKFTNNDSVVHQMHTGGKPCPHGSAMNPGASTNCVISKAYNYKTDGNLYDHNLGTKSPFYMIAYDGSALYTTNCASCHGALASSAKKGARVSQIKNALSAVPQMNTNANLMNLTQRQIEAISFALGGK, encoded by the coding sequence ATGAAGAGTCTTATGGTTCGCACGATCCTTGTGATCGCATCTATTGCTATGACAGCTATTTTATTCCAGAACTGCTCACAGAGCTTTAAAGCCGAAGACAGCAACGGAGCCGCGGACCTCGGGTCCTCAGCCAACCACGACACCCCACACATTACCTCTGTCTCAACCAAGATGGAGCCCAATACCGACATGGAGTTCTCAGTCTTTGCCGACTCCCTTTTGCCATCGACCAGCTATGAGTGGTCACACACTTTGAATGGCACCCCGTCGGCTTGTGCCCTGAAAAACGGCAATAAAGCGACCACCTACATTATTAACTGCGCCCAGGCCGGTAGCCTCGTGGTGAAGGTCAATGCGCTTGAGGGCAATACTCCAGTGACGATCGCGCCTTACACGCTCACTCTGACAACCACGCCAACGACGGGCACGCCCTCTACCAACGAGATCAACTTGCAGGTGAATTTCTCGATCCCGGCCAGTACAGGCGCGACTCCTTGGAATACAACAGCCACCGTGGTTGAAACTTTCATCGGTCAAACTTTGAAGTTCACGAATAACGACAGCGTCGTTCACCAAATGCATACCGGTGGCAAACCGTGCCCGCACGGCTCTGCCATGAATCCAGGAGCTTCTACGAATTGTGTAATCTCAAAGGCCTACAACTATAAAACAGATGGCAATCTGTATGATCACAACCTCGGCACGAAGTCGCCATTCTATATGATTGCTTACGATGGTTCGGCTCTCTACACGACAAACTGTGCAAGCTGCCACGGGGCCCTTGCCAGTTCTGCGAAAAAAGGTGCGCGCGTTTCTCAGATCAAGAATGCGCTGTCGGCTGTTCCGCAAATGAATACAAATGCCAATTTGATGAATTTGACTCAGAGACAGATCGAAGCGATTTCATTCGCACTCGGCGGCAAGTAG
- a CDS encoding sensor protein kdpD translates to MKSMAFVRLFVIGLVAAFLLSIVSLISLKKIIELSSAEHRRFFVMSIANRVEERPLNENSLKFFNPKRPPFDGPGGPHCCKKGSSDFPPPGGPGDFPPPPPGMMMEGGPGGPPPPGGPGDFPPFMPPPPDTGKAMPPPPQQPRGGPFPPRLNLWLVGEDGNVISTNNDKPLPEKWRRVGLPKEPHELTTNEGIFRLTSTSIIVKLDSKPPAYLVAIQDEESYLSGPLFFSQAGLTFVTVCLAIFFSLFFTFLYLRRKSYDAKSVLLRLERGDLKARFEIKRMDEFGNLMLDFNRMANEIERLVHRIHETEKSRKNLLQELGHDLRTPLTGLTTAFETLKYHYTKITDTDREELFTIMGGEITYLRDLLEKLLTIATLDEPHYKTSTETIDLEDLIAQEIQSRQSGAKSSSPIQWQFISKISQDNPDTLLGDPHLIMRLLRNGLDNAAKFARTNVAVSLIGTKDGFEIYIKDDGPGITAQGIENFGKRRDYSARSVSGMSGLQYSIGLGSVIMKAVAELHGGSVEISNCAGTDGQTGASLKICLPKTLSSE, encoded by the coding sequence ATGAAAAGCATGGCTTTCGTACGCCTTTTTGTGATCGGTTTAGTAGCAGCGTTCCTGCTGAGTATTGTTTCGTTGATTTCATTAAAAAAAATCATCGAGCTAAGCTCCGCAGAACATCGCCGCTTCTTTGTGATGTCGATCGCCAATCGTGTTGAAGAACGCCCTCTGAATGAAAACTCTCTGAAATTTTTTAACCCTAAACGTCCCCCGTTTGATGGTCCCGGCGGACCTCACTGCTGCAAAAAAGGAAGTTCCGACTTTCCCCCTCCAGGTGGGCCTGGAGACTTTCCTCCCCCACCTCCAGGAATGATGATGGAGGGTGGTCCCGGTGGGCCACCGCCTCCAGGAGGCCCCGGAGATTTCCCTCCATTCATGCCCCCACCACCGGACACTGGCAAAGCGATGCCCCCGCCTCCTCAGCAACCTCGTGGTGGCCCGTTTCCGCCGCGCTTGAATTTGTGGCTTGTCGGCGAAGACGGCAACGTCATCAGCACTAACAACGATAAACCATTGCCAGAAAAATGGCGCCGCGTGGGTTTACCAAAAGAGCCACACGAACTGACGACCAATGAAGGTATTTTCCGCCTGACGTCGACTTCCATTATCGTGAAGCTCGATTCAAAACCACCGGCTTACCTCGTTGCGATTCAAGATGAAGAAAGCTATCTGTCTGGTCCCCTCTTCTTCTCGCAGGCGGGATTGACCTTCGTCACCGTGTGTTTGGCGATTTTCTTCTCGCTCTTTTTCACGTTCTTGTATCTGCGCCGTAAATCCTATGATGCTAAGTCTGTCTTGTTGCGCCTTGAGCGTGGTGATTTAAAAGCCCGTTTTGAAATCAAGCGCATGGATGAGTTCGGGAATCTAATGCTCGACTTTAACCGTATGGCCAATGAAATCGAGCGCCTTGTTCATCGCATTCATGAAACCGAGAAATCGCGTAAGAACCTCTTGCAGGAGCTCGGTCACGATCTGCGCACTCCATTGACGGGACTGACGACGGCATTTGAAACACTGAAGTATCACTACACAAAAATTACTGATACCGATCGCGAAGAGCTTTTTACGATTATGGGCGGTGAAATCACCTACCTCCGTGACTTACTTGAGAAGCTTTTAACGATTGCGACTCTGGATGAGCCTCACTATAAGACTTCAACGGAGACGATTGATCTAGAGGACCTTATCGCGCAAGAAATCCAATCTCGTCAAAGTGGCGCAAAGTCTTCGAGCCCGATTCAGTGGCAATTTATATCCAAGATCTCCCAGGACAATCCGGACACTTTGCTTGGTGACCCACACTTGATTATGCGCTTACTCCGCAATGGTTTGGACAACGCCGCGAAGTTCGCGCGAACCAACGTTGCTGTGTCGCTGATTGGGACGAAAGACGGCTTTGAGATCTATATCAAAGATGATGGCCCTGGCATCACTGCTCAAGGTATTGAGAACTTCGGTAAGCGTCGCGACTATAGCGCCCGCTCCGTCAGTGGCATGAGTGGCCTTCAGTACTCCATCGGCCTTGGCTCGGTGATTATGAAAGCCGTCGCTGAACTCCACGGAGGCTCGGTCGAAATCAGCAATTGCGCAGGCACGGATGGCCAAACGGGTGCTTCATTAAAGATCTGTCTGCCTAAAACGCTCTCATCCGAGTGA
- a CDS encoding sugar ABC transporter substrate-binding protein has translation MVARIWLGVLIGLFSLTAFAESRKVAALYWSSNIEGQVAMRKGLESEAARYNKKSKPEDKIEIIPFVAGDGKAGIKNQIEQFAKAISLKPAVIIIQPTDNAALSYKLQEANRLKIPVVAFDQYIVGGDLEAFVTSDNYQAGRLNAEYISSFYPKETQIRIVVFAYPKVSSTTDRLDGFFDTLRHLDQDFQVLKTYEAVEPIGGKKAAQDFLKDFPQKGSVDVIVSVNDGGGIAIVKELQAAGRTEIKHATVDGDPESIKNIVKNNITVIDSAQFCGEIGRQSFVAAADLLNGRVPAKKILVPTFPVTAKTASMYSGWMSDIPATFRKEWTKDRALWESSIKRIQGRRQ, from the coding sequence ATGGTGGCAAGGATTTGGCTTGGAGTACTTATCGGACTTTTTAGTCTGACCGCCTTCGCGGAATCTCGCAAAGTGGCGGCTCTGTATTGGAGCAGCAACATCGAAGGCCAGGTCGCCATGAGAAAAGGCCTCGAATCCGAGGCCGCTCGCTATAATAAAAAATCTAAACCCGAAGATAAAATTGAAATCATTCCCTTTGTTGCCGGTGACGGTAAAGCCGGAATTAAAAATCAAATTGAGCAATTCGCTAAAGCCATTTCTTTAAAACCGGCAGTCATTATCATTCAGCCAACGGACAACGCGGCTTTGTCGTATAAACTGCAAGAAGCCAATAGGCTTAAAATCCCCGTGGTTGCTTTTGACCAGTATATTGTCGGCGGAGATCTCGAAGCCTTCGTTACGAGCGACAACTATCAGGCGGGCCGCTTGAATGCTGAGTATATTTCTTCTTTCTATCCTAAAGAAACACAAATTCGGATCGTGGTTTTTGCCTATCCTAAAGTTTCATCGACGACGGATCGCCTGGACGGATTTTTCGATACCCTTCGTCACCTGGATCAAGATTTTCAAGTGCTAAAAACATATGAAGCGGTAGAACCTATCGGTGGAAAAAAAGCCGCACAGGATTTTTTAAAAGACTTCCCGCAAAAAGGTTCTGTGGATGTGATCGTGTCTGTAAATGACGGCGGCGGCATTGCGATCGTCAAAGAACTACAAGCCGCAGGCCGCACTGAAATCAAGCACGCAACAGTCGATGGTGATCCTGAGTCCATCAAGAACATCGTTAAAAATAACATCACGGTGATCGATTCCGCTCAGTTCTGTGGTGAAATAGGGCGGCAAAGCTTTGTCGCAGCAGCGGATCTCTTAAACGGCCGTGTTCCTGCCAAGAAAATTCTCGTGCCGACTTTTCCGGTGACGGCGAAGACGGCTTCGATGTATTCCGGGTGGATGAGTGATATCCCCGCGACCTTCCGCAAAGAGTGGACAAAAGACCGTGCTCTCTGGGAAAGTTCGATCAAACGCATTCAGGGGAGGAGGCAGTGA
- a CDS encoding hemerythrin family protein, with protein MAHIFQWDPSKLSIHVDKMDQEHIKLINLMNKLATRYEEKAPFTELVSIAKELQSWTITHFDHEEKFFDTLPYSHANVHKKIHKDLLAKLDDHVKNFEKSKTLTDEFFRFLKVWLTAHIAGIDMKYGDIANKKAA; from the coding sequence GTGGCACATATTTTCCAGTGGGATCCAAGCAAACTTAGCATTCACGTCGACAAGATGGACCAAGAGCATATCAAACTCATCAACCTGATGAATAAGCTTGCGACCCGCTACGAAGAAAAGGCTCCTTTTACTGAGCTCGTGAGTATCGCCAAAGAACTGCAAAGTTGGACGATCACACACTTCGATCATGAGGAGAAGTTTTTCGACACTCTTCCCTACTCCCATGCGAACGTTCACAAAAAGATCCACAAAGACCTGCTCGCAAAATTAGACGACCACGTTAAGAACTTTGAGAAGTCTAAAACTTTGACAGATGAGTTCTTCCGATTCCTCAAAGTGTGGTTGACCGCACACATCGCCGGCATTGATATGAAATATGGTGACATTGCCAACAAGAAGGCAGCTTAA
- a CDS encoding nitronate monooxygenase produces the protein MNDLMKRFEMKLPLILAPMGGGPSTPALAAAVCNAGGLGSLGCAYLSPELMTQEIQKTRELTKRPFVVNLFVPAEEPVLDEMSLHRALKATKIYRDELELEKPDFKPPYAENFDAQFEAMLREKPAAFSFVFGSLDRKYLEACQREGIYTMGTATTLDEALLLQEAGVEAVIAQGVEAGGHRAIFDAKKEDPQIGVLPLVSLLKDHIRVPIIAAGAIMNGKGIKAAVDLGAQAAQLGTAFLLCEEAGTNKAYRLFLLDTQQRTTHLTRAFSGRIARGIENRFMMEMKDKESAILPFPAQNAFTRDIRGKAAQMRRPEFLSMWAGEGVAQIRTMKAAELVQMLAAEYAEA, from the coding sequence ATGAACGACTTGATGAAGCGCTTTGAGATGAAACTTCCATTGATTCTCGCACCTATGGGAGGCGGTCCTAGTACACCGGCTCTCGCGGCGGCTGTCTGTAATGCCGGGGGGCTTGGTTCTCTCGGTTGTGCTTATCTTTCTCCGGAATTGATGACTCAGGAAATTCAAAAGACCCGTGAGCTCACCAAGCGACCGTTTGTAGTAAATCTTTTTGTGCCGGCTGAAGAGCCTGTGCTGGACGAGATGTCTTTGCACCGAGCCCTCAAGGCGACCAAGATCTATCGTGATGAGCTCGAACTAGAAAAGCCGGACTTCAAACCGCCGTATGCGGAAAATTTCGATGCGCAATTTGAAGCTATGCTGCGTGAAAAGCCCGCGGCTTTCAGCTTTGTGTTTGGTTCACTCGATAGAAAATACCTCGAGGCTTGCCAGCGCGAAGGTATTTACACGATGGGGACGGCAACGACTTTAGATGAGGCTCTCCTCTTGCAAGAGGCTGGGGTTGAGGCCGTGATTGCTCAAGGGGTTGAGGCCGGAGGACATCGTGCGATCTTTGACGCCAAAAAAGAGGACCCACAGATTGGTGTCTTGCCGCTGGTGTCTTTATTGAAAGATCATATTCGTGTCCCTATCATCGCAGCCGGTGCCATCATGAATGGCAAGGGGATTAAGGCCGCCGTGGATCTCGGCGCGCAGGCAGCACAGCTCGGAACGGCCTTTCTTCTCTGTGAAGAAGCGGGAACGAATAAGGCTTATCGTTTGTTCTTGCTCGATACCCAACAGCGCACGACTCATTTAACCCGGGCTTTCTCGGGGCGTATCGCTCGGGGGATTGAAAACCGTTTCATGATGGAAATGAAAGACAAAGAATCGGCAATTTTGCCGTTTCCAGCGCAGAACGCCTTTACGCGGGACATTCGTGGGAAGGCCGCACAAATGCGTCGCCCAGAGTTTTTATCAATGTGGGCGGGCGAAGGTGTCGCACAGATTCGGACAATGAAGGCTGCGGAGCTCGTTCAGATGCTCGCAGCCGAGTATGCCGAAGCTTGA
- the ruvB gene encoding Holliday junction branch migration DNA helicase RuvB, protein MEENRTGRILEGTLAEGEKSWENILRPQTFEDFPGQQEVKEKLKIFVGAAKGRAEALDHTLLSGPPGLGKTTLAKIIANAMEVDFKATSAPAIDKKGDLAAILTSLKPHSVLFIDEIHRLSRHVEEYLYTAMEDYYIDIVTGEGLGARSMKFQLAPFTLIGATTRAGLLNSPFRDRFGIVERMNFYDRESLQQIVERDAKILNLTIQKGGAEEIARRSRGTPRVAIRLLKRVRDFAQVQSNGVITQDLANSALNLLGVDRHGLDPMDRRILQLIHEKYAGGPVGVETIAAALSEERDTIEEVYEPFLLQEGFIQKTQRGRVITEFAKNQVFETTGSN, encoded by the coding sequence ATGGAAGAAAACCGCACGGGTCGAATTTTGGAAGGCACTCTCGCTGAAGGCGAAAAGTCTTGGGAGAATATTCTTCGTCCTCAAACATTCGAAGACTTCCCTGGTCAGCAAGAAGTGAAAGAAAAGCTAAAGATCTTCGTGGGTGCCGCCAAAGGCCGTGCCGAAGCTTTGGACCACACACTTTTGAGCGGTCCTCCGGGACTTGGTAAAACCACTCTTGCGAAAATCATCGCGAACGCGATGGAAGTGGACTTCAAAGCCACTTCAGCTCCTGCGATCGATAAAAAGGGCGACCTTGCGGCGATTTTGACGAGCCTCAAGCCCCACTCTGTTTTGTTCATTGATGAAATTCACCGTCTCAGCCGCCATGTGGAAGAATATCTCTATACGGCGATGGAAGATTACTACATCGATATCGTGACCGGCGAAGGTCTCGGCGCGCGCTCGATGAAGTTCCAATTAGCACCCTTCACATTGATCGGTGCAACCACGCGCGCTGGTTTATTGAATTCTCCGTTCCGGGATCGTTTCGGGATTGTTGAAAGAATGAATTTCTACGATCGCGAGTCGTTACAGCAAATCGTTGAACGTGATGCGAAGATTTTGAATCTGACGATTCAAAAGGGTGGGGCAGAAGAAATCGCTCGCCGTTCCCGCGGAACTCCGCGTGTGGCGATTCGTTTGCTCAAGCGCGTGCGTGACTTCGCGCAAGTGCAGTCCAATGGTGTGATCACGCAAGATCTTGCAAATTCAGCGTTGAATTTGCTCGGCGTGGATCGCCACGGCTTGGATCCGATGGATCGCCGTATTTTACAGCTTATACATGAAAAATATGCCGGCGGTCCTGTCGGCGTTGAAACGATCGCGGCGGCTCTGAGTGAAGAGCGCGACACCATCGAAGAAGTTTACGAGCCGTTCTTGCTGCAAGAAGGCTTCATCCAGAAGACTCAGCGCGGTCGTGTGATCACAGAGTTTGCTAAAAACCAAGTATTTGAAACTACGGGGTCCAATTAG
- the ald gene encoding alanine dehydrogenase, with protein sequence MLIGVPKEIKISENRVGMTEAGVRQLVKEGHSIIVEKDAGVGSGITNEQYEKAGAKIIDTKKEVYAKADMIMKVKEPLPDEYELMRENQIIYTYLHLAAEPKLTKVLCERKVKAIAYETIQLDNGALPLLTPMSEVAGRMATQIGAYYLQKDHGGKGILMGGVTGVKPGKVTIIGGGVVGTNAAKMAVGLGASVTILDVNTARLEYLDDIFQGRCMTLFSNAKNIEDSVKESDLVIGGVLITGHKAPTLVSKDMISSMSKGSVVVDVAVDQGGCIETCRPTSHQNPTYEVDGVIHYCVPNMPGVVPRTSTYALTNVTLKYASMLAAMGVEDAVAKDKNLLKGLNVYGGHVVYEPVARDLGMEYKPYKM encoded by the coding sequence ATGCTTATTGGGGTTCCTAAGGAAATCAAGATTTCTGAAAACCGTGTGGGTATGACTGAAGCCGGCGTTCGCCAGCTCGTTAAAGAAGGTCATTCAATCATCGTTGAAAAAGATGCGGGTGTTGGTAGCGGTATTACCAACGAACAATACGAAAAAGCTGGCGCGAAAATCATCGATACTAAAAAAGAAGTATACGCTAAAGCTGACATGATCATGAAAGTGAAAGAGCCACTCCCAGATGAGTATGAGCTCATGAGAGAAAATCAAATCATCTACACATACTTGCACTTGGCGGCTGAGCCAAAATTGACAAAAGTATTGTGCGAGAGAAAAGTAAAAGCCATCGCTTACGAAACAATTCAGTTGGACAATGGTGCTTTGCCACTTTTGACTCCGATGTCTGAAGTTGCCGGTCGTATGGCGACTCAAATCGGCGCTTACTACCTTCAGAAGGACCACGGCGGTAAAGGCATCCTTATGGGTGGCGTTACTGGCGTGAAACCAGGCAAAGTCACAATCATCGGTGGTGGTGTTGTTGGTACGAACGCAGCGAAAATGGCTGTGGGCTTGGGCGCTTCTGTGACAATCCTTGATGTGAACACAGCTCGCTTGGAATATCTTGATGATATTTTCCAAGGTCGTTGCATGACTTTGTTCTCAAATGCAAAAAACATCGAAGATTCAGTCAAAGAATCTGACTTGGTTATCGGTGGTGTTCTCATTACCGGCCACAAAGCTCCAACTTTGGTTTCTAAAGACATGATTTCTTCTATGTCTAAAGGTTCTGTGGTTGTTGACGTTGCGGTGGACCAAGGTGGTTGCATCGAGACTTGCCGTCCGACGTCTCACCAAAACCCAACTTACGAAGTTGATGGCGTCATCCATTACTGCGTACCTAACATGCCAGGCGTTGTACCACGCACTTCAACTTACGCTTTGACGAACGTCACTTTGAAATACGCTTCTATGCTTGCTGCTATGGGCGTTGAAGATGCTGTTGCTAAAGACAAAAACCTTTTGAAAGGTTTGAATGTTTACGGCGGCCACGTTGTATACGAACCAGTTGCTCGTGACTTGGGCATGGAATACAAGCCTTACAAAATGTAA
- a CDS encoding asparaginase gives MKARIPLSVEVLRGSVVESQHQVMAVVVDERAVPALYFGNVDYLTFPRSAIKMLQALPFVESGAYEAFGFEPKHLALVCSSHRGEKNHILAVTEIMKKAGIREEQFVCGGHLPANEATAHEMIRRNITPTPIVNNCSGKHSGIIATCLHLKENPEGYEKYSHPAQVRMRKVLSEVMRFDHEKAHYGIDGCGILTYAVPLQNLAIGMQALINPRESDKRRAAAQTILDAVRAEPFYVSGTDDFTTDFIQVTKGRCIIKNGAEGVFCGVIPEKGWAFAIKAEDGASRASQAATAFLLDKMGVLKEDEKQSLKKYLEPKVKNWKGVEVGSIRVKMPT, from the coding sequence ATGAAAGCAAGAATTCCTCTTTCCGTGGAAGTGTTGCGTGGTTCGGTGGTGGAAAGTCAGCACCAAGTCATGGCCGTTGTTGTGGATGAAAGAGCAGTGCCTGCACTTTATTTCGGGAATGTCGACTACCTGACGTTTCCGCGTTCAGCGATTAAGATGCTTCAAGCACTGCCGTTTGTAGAGTCCGGCGCCTATGAGGCTTTTGGTTTTGAACCGAAGCACTTAGCTCTTGTGTGTTCTTCGCACCGGGGTGAGAAAAATCATATTCTGGCTGTGACTGAAATCATGAAAAAAGCGGGTATTCGCGAAGAGCAGTTTGTTTGTGGTGGTCATTTGCCAGCGAACGAAGCCACTGCGCACGAGATGATCCGCCGGAATATTACACCCACTCCAATTGTGAATAATTGCTCTGGTAAGCACAGTGGAATCATCGCGACGTGTTTGCATCTCAAAGAAAATCCGGAAGGCTACGAAAAGTATTCGCATCCGGCGCAAGTGCGTATGCGCAAAGTTCTTTCTGAGGTGATGCGCTTTGATCACGAAAAGGCCCATTATGGAATCGATGGGTGCGGTATATTGACATACGCTGTTCCACTTCAGAACCTGGCAATCGGCATGCAAGCTCTGATCAATCCACGAGAATCCGATAAAAGACGTGCGGCCGCACAAACAATCTTGGATGCTGTTCGAGCTGAGCCTTTTTATGTTTCTGGGACAGATGATTTTACCACAGATTTTATTCAGGTGACGAAAGGCCGTTGCATCATTAAAAATGGCGCAGAGGGTGTTTTTTGTGGTGTGATTCCTGAAAAGGGCTGGGCTTTTGCCATTAAAGCAGAAGACGGAGCTTCTCGAGCATCGCAAGCGGCGACGGCTTTTTTACTCGACAAAATGGGTGTGTTGAAAGAGGACGAAAAGCAATCACTGAAAAAGTATCTGGAACCAAAGGTGAAAAACTGGAAAGGTGTGGAGGTCGGCAGTATTCGTGTCAAAATGCCGACATAA
- a CDS encoding UDP-3-O-acyl-N-acetylglucosamine deacetylase, with the protein MFLQKTIRKKTLVHGIGIHSGDPCTLTFRPAPPDTGVYFVRTDLPGSPSLKVSAKNVQATSHATTIGGPAFSVATIEHCLSALSALRIDNLFVELDGPEIPIGDGSARDFLKALLEVGMVEQDQPRKYCYITEPIYFSEGEKHAYVVPYHGLRLTVTIDFPHPAIGLQKMDIDVNEQSFGRDVANARTFGFLKDVEALKARGLAKGGSLENAIVLDHETVINPEGLRFADEFVRHKTLDALGDLVTLEMPLMGHVVLYKAGHDIMNKLVRKIMDSPQSFRHVELGADITEEVQRFSGWVVPQ; encoded by the coding sequence ATGTTCTTACAAAAGACGATTCGCAAAAAAACTCTCGTTCATGGCATTGGTATTCACTCGGGCGATCCCTGCACACTGACATTCCGCCCGGCGCCACCAGACACAGGCGTTTATTTCGTAAGAACGGACCTGCCGGGTTCTCCGTCTTTAAAGGTCTCTGCTAAAAACGTTCAAGCAACTTCCCATGCAACCACCATCGGTGGCCCGGCCTTCAGTGTGGCTACGATTGAACATTGTTTATCAGCACTTTCGGCTTTACGTATCGACAACCTTTTTGTTGAGCTCGATGGCCCTGAAATCCCGATCGGGGATGGCAGTGCCAGGGACTTCTTAAAAGCGCTTCTTGAAGTCGGTATGGTGGAGCAAGATCAGCCCCGCAAGTATTGCTATATCACTGAGCCGATTTATTTCTCTGAGGGCGAAAAACACGCCTACGTGGTTCCTTACCATGGCCTGCGTTTGACAGTGACCATCGACTTCCCTCATCCGGCGATTGGTCTGCAAAAGATGGACATCGATGTGAACGAACAGAGTTTCGGCCGCGATGTTGCTAACGCTCGTACCTTTGGTTTCTTAAAAGACGTCGAGGCGCTCAAAGCCCGCGGTCTTGCAAAAGGCGGCAGCTTGGAGAATGCGATTGTTTTGGATCATGAAACAGTGATCAACCCCGAGGGCCTTCGTTTTGCTGACGAGTTTGTTCGTCATAAAACTCTCGATGCTTTGGGGGATCTTGTGACTCTGGAAATGCCGCTCATGGGCCACGTCGTTCTCTACAAGGCCGGCCATGATATTATGAATAAATTGGTTCGTAAGATTATGGATTCCCCGCAGAGCTTCCGTCATGTGGAGCTAGGGGCGGATATCACTGAGGAAGTCCAGCGCTTCTCAGGCTGGGTTGTTCCTCAGTAG
- a CDS encoding transporter substrate-binding domain-containing protein: MNKWMFLALSFFSVFAFAAPEKIRIGTEWILPYTGMAEMGRPTGYIYDILEEIAKKYHYKFEYVEIPAMRQASSVQKNEIDYAILPGYVIRYLPNVDIVETPFGVSYAGALTMGKTRLESLYDLSDLAGKTIIFSYMGPETDDFRESVQDETQSGKKTELVEISGADISQRMILMMKTKRADVALGDFNVLRYSAAQTKGTLVHVIPASFAGFGSVVMFSKKNKAGFRKLDKEVAEWFENARKSGRLKQILKKYNLMDWENLLPY, encoded by the coding sequence GTGAATAAGTGGATGTTCCTGGCGCTCTCGTTTTTTTCGGTTTTCGCTTTTGCTGCTCCTGAGAAAATTCGGATCGGAACGGAGTGGATTTTGCCTTATACCGGGATGGCTGAGATGGGCCGTCCCACGGGATATATTTACGATATCCTTGAGGAGATCGCTAAAAAGTATCACTACAAGTTTGAATATGTTGAAATCCCAGCCATGCGCCAAGCGTCTTCGGTGCAAAAGAATGAAATCGATTATGCTATTTTGCCAGGGTATGTGATTCGCTATCTTCCCAATGTGGATATTGTTGAAACTCCCTTTGGCGTGAGCTATGCCGGTGCCCTCACTATGGGGAAAACGCGTTTAGAAAGTCTGTATGATCTTTCTGATCTTGCCGGGAAAACGATTATTTTTTCGTATATGGGGCCTGAGACCGATGACTTCCGCGAAAGTGTGCAGGATGAAACTCAGAGCGGAAAGAAAACCGAGCTGGTTGAAATCAGCGGCGCAGATATCTCACAGCGAATGATCCTGATGATGAAAACCAAGCGGGCAGATGTAGCTCTCGGTGATTTCAATGTGCTTCGTTATAGTGCCGCACAGACCAAAGGCACTCTGGTGCATGTCATTCCGGCGTCTTTTGCCGGCTTTGGCTCGGTGGTGATGTTTTCAAAGAAAAATAAAGCAGGTTTTCGCAAACTCGATAAAGAAGTCGCCGAGTGGTTTGAAAACGCCCGCAAGAGCGGGCGTCTGAAGCAGATTCTTAAAAAGTACAATCTGATGGATTGGGAAAATCTTCTGCCGTACTAG